One region of Endozoicomonas sp. Mp262 genomic DNA includes:
- the rng gene encoding ribonuclease G, with translation MSEEILMNITPMESRVALVENGVLQEIYIERSCSRGIVGNVYKGKVVRVLPGMQAAFVDIGLERAAFIHASEIAPRNDKNGDDQNEISIVGLVHEGQALVVQVTKDPLGTKGARLTTHISLPARYLVLMPHNNHVGISLRIEDEEERERLRTLVEGCLEQESRQEQGGFILRTAAEGIGEEEVRADILFLHRLWSSIEESIRETRAPAVIYEDLPLPQRTMRDLVNPDIEKIRIDSQETFQKVHKFVKKLVPQVDGRVEYYPGERPIFDLFGVEDEINKALSRKVQLKSGGYLIIDQTEAMTTIDVNTGAFVGHRNLEETIFKTNLEAAVAIARQLRLRNLGGIIIIDFIDMEEPEHQRQVQRAFDKSLEKDHAKTNITGVSDLGLVEMTRKRTRESLENVLCESCPTCSGRGTLKTAETVCYEIFREILRAARAYESDGYRVLASESVVDRLLDEESNNVADLEQFIGKPVRFQVEPIYSQEQFDVVLV, from the coding sequence ATGAGTGAAGAGATTCTGATGAATATCACGCCCATGGAGTCTCGTGTGGCGCTGGTGGAGAATGGTGTACTTCAGGAGATCTATATAGAGCGCTCCTGTAGTAGGGGGATTGTCGGAAACGTCTATAAAGGAAAGGTGGTCAGGGTTTTGCCTGGTATGCAGGCGGCATTTGTAGATATAGGCCTTGAGCGGGCGGCATTTATTCATGCCAGTGAAATTGCGCCGAGAAATGATAAGAATGGCGATGACCAAAATGAGATTTCTATCGTTGGATTGGTACATGAAGGTCAGGCACTGGTGGTGCAGGTTACCAAGGACCCTCTCGGCACCAAAGGAGCCCGGTTAACCACGCATATATCGCTACCGGCCCGGTACCTGGTTCTGATGCCCCATAATAACCATGTGGGTATCTCTCTCCGGATTGAAGATGAAGAGGAGCGGGAACGGCTCAGGACACTGGTTGAAGGCTGTTTGGAACAGGAAAGTCGCCAGGAGCAGGGAGGATTTATCCTGAGGACGGCGGCTGAGGGGATTGGTGAAGAGGAGGTTCGGGCTGATATATTATTTCTGCACCGGCTATGGAGCAGTATTGAGGAAAGCATTCGGGAGACCCGGGCGCCTGCGGTTATCTATGAAGACTTGCCTCTGCCCCAGAGAACCATGCGTGATCTGGTGAATCCGGATATTGAAAAAATTCGCATTGATTCTCAAGAAACCTTCCAAAAGGTTCATAAATTTGTCAAAAAACTGGTGCCACAGGTGGATGGCCGTGTGGAGTACTATCCGGGGGAGAGGCCAATCTTTGACCTGTTTGGGGTTGAGGATGAGATTAATAAAGCCTTGAGTCGCAAGGTGCAGTTAAAGTCAGGTGGCTACCTTATCATTGACCAGACGGAAGCAATGACCACCATTGATGTTAATACCGGGGCTTTTGTCGGGCACCGGAATCTGGAAGAAACCATTTTTAAAACCAATCTTGAGGCCGCAGTTGCCATTGCCAGGCAACTGCGCCTGAGAAATCTGGGTGGTATTATCATTATTGATTTTATTGATATGGAAGAGCCGGAACATCAACGCCAGGTGCAAAGGGCTTTTGATAAATCCCTGGAAAAAGATCATGCCAAGACCAATATCACAGGTGTCAGTGATCTGGGGCTGGTTGAGATGACCCGTAAGCGTACCCGGGAATCTCTGGAAAATGTGTTGTGTGAGTCGTGTCCCACGTGCAGTGGGCGGGGAACCTTAAAAACGGCAGAAACCGTTTGTTATGAAATATTCAGGGAAATATTAAGAGCCGCCCGGGCATATGAAAGCGATGGTTATCGGGTATTGGCATCTGAATCAGTTGTGGATCGCCTTCTTGATGAAGAGTCCAATAATGTGGCTGACCTTGAACAGTTTATAGGCAAGCCGGTACGGTTTCAGGTGGAGCCTATTTATAGCCAGGAACAGTTTGATGTGGTTCTTGTATAG
- a CDS encoding NUDIX hydrolase, with protein sequence MDNNKWSIWAEQLRAIAQNGITYSKNGFDLERFHQLQVIAHEMTAQLADAPREKVDDFFLPEKGYATPKIDLRAGVFKQSRILLVKEKEDGRWSLPGGWADVCEAPSIGAEREVLEESGYEVKAVKLAAVRDTLQHPYHPKNPHHLIKLLFLCELKGGCPTENLEISEINFFPVEKLPPLSRGRTIKEDIQLLSKHLDNPGLPTEYD encoded by the coding sequence ATGGACAACAACAAGTGGTCTATTTGGGCTGAACAACTTCGAGCTATTGCACAAAATGGCATAACCTATAGTAAAAACGGCTTTGACCTGGAGCGCTTCCACCAGTTACAGGTAATCGCCCATGAGATGACAGCACAACTTGCCGATGCGCCCCGGGAAAAAGTCGATGATTTTTTCCTGCCGGAAAAAGGTTACGCAACACCTAAAATAGACCTTCGGGCAGGTGTCTTTAAGCAATCGAGAATTCTATTGGTAAAGGAAAAAGAGGATGGGCGCTGGTCATTACCTGGAGGCTGGGCAGATGTTTGTGAAGCCCCATCCATTGGCGCTGAACGAGAAGTGCTGGAAGAGTCAGGCTATGAGGTTAAAGCTGTCAAGCTGGCAGCTGTCAGGGATACATTACAGCATCCCTACCATCCAAAAAATCCTCATCACTTAATTAAACTGCTGTTTTTATGTGAACTCAAAGGAGGCTGTCCAACAGAAAACCTGGAAATCAGCGAGATTAACTTCTTTCCGGTTGAAAAGCTGCCCCCGCTTTCACGGGGGCGCACAATTAAAGAGGATATTCAGCTACTCAGTAAACACCTGGACAATCCTGGTCTTCCAACAGAGTACGACTAG
- a CDS encoding YhdP family protein, protein MKSVLQRVARWGWRLFIAFLVSIILIVGGARLLVAFLPLLQQHITQYLSEQLKTSLYVDKLSAEWAEGRPALSIRGLKLQGRDAEKPGFSVDRLDLSLDLRSSLLYRTPVFNHLEIDGASLEIVDQGQQRWGISGIDGSIGAIEERNSGRPSLLNWLQLQSTIDITNISLAIIHSGESVTQFKTPYFSLVETRGMKQLSTRLEFSDGFIEVSGRGQGVDLWSMGWTGSIVAHSLNAEHLCALWSGCNDRVQKAVITSDLSWRYQNGDWQLYGGVSVPELTYQTPAAVSHKLRGDSNVFLEGKKGKNWKFWLNQLSITMDQQSTYDAGDWYMTGETRPEYSITMASSNLDLSRLKVFLLQADLLPELPQKLLSVLNPEGSLKDLVMRLYPGRKPFDFDLQARLADVSVDAWEDAPSAKHVSGKLRMGLLKGSLLLDSSDFNLGLSRVFRDVWHYNSAKARLYWDVVDDTYILRGDRIQLDGAEGQLTGQLRLDIPLLDEQPVEMALTVGMKEGNAQYTGKYLPAKLDALSPQLVDWLDSAIKQADIDEGGFLYNGVLSGGEKGSSRWGLFFDVENARLNYHPDWPEVHGMAGDVYVNNDQVEVLARRGEVMGVNLDKTAVTVPLDKDPVVSIRGASNVRGSTLHKFLTKTPVNQLMGGEAEKWQLSGDLDAALKIDIPIQHVQDSDVLVRAQLDDFQFGIPEYNIAVEEINGPISFSTHNGLWAKRLKGRFLEHPIEADIKTTVENKKFKKTAIHWDGHVDREPLQQWLELDMLSLLEGNAEYGADLQINHEASALKLSVNSDLKGVEVDLPAPVGKSPDSIQPLRMALEAQAEDKWLSFNLAGIGRGKFQLAGNAIKEGVVFLDPETRDSKPLEDGLPGKITVAGRLPELDIKAWCKRFEYQPVSADARSFFGLLNVDKIQVDKPRYGDTTWENLQVSFQPDSEFLKLTVDSDFLTGSLWIPGRESVPYRLAIDHLVLPEPDQGEKPVEGKTDRLFSMSPLAIPAVDVSIESLSMGEKIKGQLAMKLRKVPSGLRIESIDGNLSNMELSGSADWTEHNGVQHTYYQGLLKGGHIDEIFELFGSPPFIQAKESRISSRLNWPGSPMDMAFADLSGTVALDLNNGRLKKLEGGAGALKLFGILNTESLNRRLKLDFSDLYSSGVSFDDLHGTLRLSQGVATFDSPIVIEGPSSNFKLDGLIDSVSESMDVSLVVTLPVSSNLPIFSVLLGAAPQVAGIFYIADKLVGKQVDQLASIRYRIEGSFDEPRVSLDQLFSNKAVKPGKQSTPMEKGVKNKSKQK, encoded by the coding sequence ATGAAGTCAGTGTTGCAGAGGGTGGCTAGGTGGGGCTGGCGGTTATTTATTGCCTTTTTGGTCTCTATCATTTTAATTGTTGGAGGGGCAAGGTTACTGGTGGCCTTTCTGCCATTACTACAGCAGCATATTACCCAATACCTGAGTGAACAGCTAAAAACCTCATTATATGTAGATAAGCTCAGTGCTGAATGGGCGGAAGGGAGACCAGCCTTATCCATTAGAGGATTAAAACTACAGGGTCGGGATGCAGAGAAACCGGGTTTTTCTGTTGATCGATTGGATCTGTCCCTGGATTTACGTTCAAGCTTATTATACCGAACACCTGTTTTTAACCATCTGGAGATTGATGGTGCTTCTCTGGAAATCGTTGATCAGGGGCAACAGCGCTGGGGTATTTCTGGCATTGACGGCAGTATAGGCGCCATAGAGGAACGAAATTCTGGCAGGCCTTCCCTATTAAACTGGCTCCAGCTTCAGTCAACCATCGATATTACCAACATTTCGCTAGCCATCATTCACTCCGGTGAGTCCGTCACACAATTTAAAACGCCTTACTTTTCTCTGGTTGAAACGCGCGGTATGAAGCAGCTTAGTACCCGGCTGGAGTTTAGCGACGGATTTATTGAAGTATCCGGGCGTGGACAGGGTGTAGATCTTTGGTCTATGGGTTGGACGGGTTCCATAGTGGCTCATTCCCTGAATGCTGAGCACCTTTGTGCACTCTGGTCAGGGTGTAATGACCGAGTTCAAAAAGCGGTGATCACCTCTGATTTGTCATGGCGCTATCAAAATGGTGACTGGCAACTGTATGGGGGCGTTTCTGTTCCTGAACTTACTTATCAAACACCGGCTGCTGTGAGCCATAAGCTGAGGGGTGATTCGAACGTTTTTCTTGAAGGGAAAAAAGGAAAGAACTGGAAGTTTTGGTTAAACCAGCTGTCGATCACCATGGATCAGCAATCCACTTATGATGCGGGTGACTGGTATATGACCGGGGAAACCCGGCCGGAATACAGCATTACAATGGCAAGCAGTAACCTTGACCTATCCCGGTTAAAGGTTTTTTTGCTGCAGGCAGACTTATTGCCGGAATTACCCCAGAAATTACTTAGCGTATTGAATCCGGAAGGCTCCCTTAAAGACCTGGTTATGCGACTGTATCCAGGCAGAAAGCCTTTTGATTTTGATCTTCAGGCCCGGTTGGCTGATGTGTCTGTAGATGCCTGGGAGGATGCCCCTTCAGCAAAACACGTCAGTGGTAAACTAAGAATGGGCTTGTTAAAAGGTAGCCTGTTGCTGGATAGCTCCGATTTCAATTTAGGGTTGTCGAGGGTATTCAGGGATGTATGGCATTACAACTCAGCCAAAGCCCGGCTTTATTGGGATGTGGTTGATGATACGTATATCCTTCGTGGTGACCGGATACAGCTGGACGGGGCTGAAGGACAGTTAACCGGCCAGCTTCGTCTGGATATTCCCCTGCTGGATGAGCAACCCGTTGAAATGGCACTTACGGTAGGGATGAAGGAGGGCAATGCCCAATATACCGGCAAGTACTTGCCAGCAAAGCTGGATGCCTTGTCACCTCAGCTGGTTGACTGGCTGGATTCTGCTATAAAGCAGGCAGATATAGACGAAGGGGGCTTTTTGTATAATGGTGTGTTGAGTGGGGGGGAGAAAGGCAGCTCTCGCTGGGGATTGTTTTTTGATGTGGAGAATGCCCGGCTCAATTATCACCCTGACTGGCCTGAAGTACATGGGATGGCAGGTGATGTCTATGTCAATAATGATCAGGTAGAAGTGCTTGCCAGGCGGGGCGAGGTGATGGGGGTGAATCTCGATAAAACTGCCGTAACAGTGCCATTAGATAAGGATCCGGTGGTGTCAATTAGAGGCGCGAGTAATGTAAGGGGAAGTACGCTTCATAAATTTTTAACCAAGACCCCTGTGAACCAATTAATGGGAGGAGAAGCTGAAAAATGGCAGCTGTCAGGTGATCTTGATGCGGCCTTGAAAATTGATATTCCTATTCAGCATGTTCAAGATAGCGATGTACTTGTCAGGGCGCAGCTGGATGATTTCCAGTTTGGAATTCCGGAATACAATATCGCTGTTGAGGAAATAAACGGCCCAATTAGTTTCAGTACCCACAACGGGTTATGGGCAAAAAGGCTAAAAGGCCGGTTTTTGGAGCATCCTATTGAAGCGGATATCAAAACCACTGTAGAAAATAAAAAGTTTAAGAAAACTGCTATTCACTGGGATGGTCATGTTGATAGAGAACCGCTGCAGCAGTGGCTTGAGCTGGATATGCTGAGCCTGCTAGAGGGAAATGCGGAGTATGGGGCAGACTTACAGATTAACCATGAGGCGTCAGCCCTGAAACTGTCGGTTAACTCTGATCTAAAAGGTGTTGAGGTTGATTTGCCCGCACCAGTAGGAAAATCACCTGATAGCATTCAGCCATTGAGGATGGCACTGGAGGCGCAGGCCGAGGATAAGTGGTTATCCTTTAACCTTGCCGGAATCGGCAGGGGCAAGTTCCAGTTAGCTGGTAATGCCATAAAGGAAGGTGTTGTTTTTCTTGATCCTGAAACCAGGGATAGTAAGCCATTGGAAGATGGGCTTCCGGGAAAAATTACAGTGGCTGGCCGTTTGCCAGAGCTGGATATTAAAGCCTGGTGCAAGCGTTTTGAATATCAGCCGGTCAGTGCTGATGCCCGTTCATTTTTCGGATTATTAAATGTTGATAAGATCCAGGTGGATAAACCGCGCTATGGAGATACTACCTGGGAAAATCTTCAAGTTAGTTTTCAACCGGATAGCGAGTTTCTGAAGTTAACCGTAGATAGTGATTTCCTTACCGGAAGTCTTTGGATTCCCGGGAGGGAGTCTGTGCCTTACCGGCTGGCTATTGACCATTTGGTATTACCTGAGCCGGATCAGGGAGAAAAACCGGTTGAAGGAAAAACTGATAGGCTCTTTTCAATGAGTCCCCTTGCTATTCCAGCTGTTGATGTTTCCATCGAGTCTTTGAGTATGGGGGAAAAAATTAAAGGGCAGTTAGCCATGAAGCTGAGGAAGGTACCCAGTGGTCTTAGAATTGAGTCCATTGATGGTAATTTATCCAATATGGAACTCTCGGGCTCTGCGGACTGGACTGAACATAATGGTGTACAGCATACCTATTATCAGGGGTTGCTGAAGGGGGGGCACATTGATGAAATCTTTGAACTGTTTGGGTCACCTCCATTTATTCAGGCTAAGGAGAGTCGAATTAGTAGTCGTTTAAACTGGCCAGGCTCTCCTATGGATATGGCCTTTGCAGATCTGTCAGGTACAGTTGCCCTGGATCTGAATAATGGCAGGCTTAAAAAACTGGAAGGTGGTGCTGGTGCCTTAAAGTTATTTGGTATTTTGAACACCGAGTCATTAAATAGACGGCTAAAGCTTGATTTTTCAGACCTTTATTCATCAGGAGTCAGTTTTGATGACCTCCATGGCACGCTCCGTTTAAGTCAGGGGGTAGCTACCTTTGATTCCCCGATTGTGATTGAAGGGCCATCCTCTAACTTTAAACTGGATGGCCTCATTGACTCTGTCTCTGAAAGTATGGACGTCAGTCTGGTTGTTACCTTACCGGTTAGTTCAAACTTGCCTATTTTTAGTGTTTTGCTGGGAGCTGCTCCACAGGTTGCGGGTATTTTTTATATCGCCGACAAGCTGGTGGGTAAGCAGGTGGACCAACTGGCAAGTATTCGCTACCGGATTGAAGGATCTTTTGATGAACCCAGGGTTTCTCTCGACCAGTTGTTTTCCAATAAGGCAGTGAAGCCGGGTAAACAGTCAACGCCAATGGAAAAGGGAGTTAAGAATAAAAGTAAGCAAAAATAA
- a CDS encoding LysR family transcriptional regulator, whose amino-acid sequence MPDKDTQSIDLNHLRTLMVLYQEGSVQATAERLRITSPAVSYSLKKLREALNDALFVRTNRGLSPTARAHSIMKELPDLVGNLDTLLHRTPSFDPTQLALNLNIAIPEVMGCWLIPRIYHRLKQEAPGVLLTSSIWTSNSLKRLEEEELNLGIHLIDEHPKSLIQTPLFDVTPTILCNNNHPLMQEKRLTLESLSQHSFLVHELPNYSTYIAPFELIFKKHGYTAKIGARIGQLSAALKMLKESDLIMFTALEYIPCLGDHIDHIAVPPQLHAMPLQVKAFYHSRQGQNPAYCWLLDIIRDEIHQQGLSPCS is encoded by the coding sequence TTGCCAGACAAGGACACCCAAAGCATTGATCTTAATCATTTACGGACACTGATGGTTCTGTACCAGGAAGGTAGTGTACAGGCTACGGCAGAAAGGCTCAGGATCACTTCTCCAGCCGTCAGCTATTCCCTTAAAAAGCTGAGGGAGGCCCTGAACGATGCCTTGTTTGTCAGGACTAACCGGGGCTTATCGCCAACAGCACGCGCCCATTCCATCATGAAGGAGCTACCAGACCTGGTAGGGAATCTTGATACCCTGCTGCATCGGACTCCATCATTTGATCCCACACAACTGGCATTAAATTTAAATATTGCGATTCCAGAAGTCATGGGATGCTGGCTCATTCCAAGAATTTATCATCGACTGAAGCAAGAGGCCCCAGGTGTTCTCCTCACCTCTTCAATCTGGACCAGTAATAGCCTGAAGCGACTGGAAGAAGAAGAACTAAACCTGGGAATTCATCTAATTGATGAACACCCAAAATCATTAATCCAGACGCCTCTTTTTGATGTGACGCCCACCATTTTGTGCAATAACAACCACCCATTAATGCAGGAAAAGAGGTTGACCCTGGAGTCTCTCAGCCAACACTCATTCCTTGTCCATGAGCTCCCTAACTACAGCACTTACATTGCACCTTTTGAGCTTATATTCAAAAAACATGGATATACCGCCAAAATAGGAGCAAGAATCGGCCAGCTATCCGCCGCTCTCAAAATGCTCAAAGAGTCTGATCTCATTATGTTTACTGCACTGGAGTATATTCCATGCCTTGGCGATCATATTGATCACATCGCCGTTCCGCCACAACTCCATGCGATGCCCCTTCAAGTAAAAGCGTTCTACCACAGTCGACAGGGTCAAAATCCGGCATATTGCTGGCTATTGGATATTATTCGGGATGAAATTCACCAGCAGGGACTTAGCCCCTGCAGCTAA
- the tldD gene encoding metalloprotease TldD produces the protein MTDILTKASDQLLAPANISENELGGILDSILGHNVDAADLYFQSIRHESWSLEDSIVKEGSFNVDRGVGVRAMSGEKTGFAYSNEIIVPALQQAANAARSIARLGQQKQVQAWQRSRPLALYSIDNPLGTLTPEDKVALLHACDQEARKMDSRVKQVSVSLAGVHEVVLVAASDGTLAGDIRPLVRLNVSVIVEKEGRIERGTAGGGGRGDYRQFLIDGTGIGYARDAVRQALVNLEAVAAPAGTLPVVLGPGWSGVLLHEAVGHGLEGDFNRKGSSAYSGRIGERVASPLCTIVDDGTLKGRRGSLNMDDEGVPSECTVLIEDGILKGYMQDKFNARLMGGRPTGNGRRESYSHLPMPRMTNTYMLAGKHDPEEIIASVDKGIYVDNMGGGQVDITSGKFVFSTSEAWLIEKGKKTVPVKGATLIGNGPDVMNQVSMVGNDLQLDPGIGICGKGGQSVPVGVGQPTLKIDEITVGGTA, from the coding sequence ATGACAGATATTCTTACAAAAGCAAGTGATCAGCTACTGGCCCCCGCCAATATCAGTGAGAATGAACTGGGAGGGATTCTGGATAGTATTCTCGGCCATAATGTTGATGCAGCAGATCTCTATTTTCAGTCGATAAGACATGAATCCTGGAGTTTGGAAGACAGTATTGTTAAAGAGGGCAGTTTTAATGTAGATCGTGGTGTGGGCGTTCGAGCCATGAGTGGTGAGAAAACCGGGTTTGCCTATTCTAATGAAATTATTGTCCCAGCGCTTCAGCAGGCGGCTAATGCAGCCAGGAGTATTGCCCGGCTGGGTCAGCAAAAGCAGGTACAGGCTTGGCAACGGAGCCGGCCATTGGCGTTATATAGCATTGATAACCCTCTAGGTACACTGACTCCTGAAGATAAAGTGGCATTGCTTCATGCCTGTGACCAGGAAGCAAGGAAAATGGATTCCCGGGTCAAACAAGTCAGTGTCAGTCTGGCAGGGGTACATGAGGTTGTTCTGGTTGCTGCTTCTGATGGAACCCTGGCTGGGGATATTCGTCCTCTGGTACGGCTTAACGTCAGTGTTATTGTAGAAAAAGAGGGACGTATAGAACGGGGAACAGCGGGCGGCGGTGGTCGTGGTGATTATCGGCAGTTTCTGATAGATGGTACTGGAATTGGCTATGCCAGGGATGCTGTTCGCCAGGCTCTGGTGAATCTTGAGGCGGTAGCAGCCCCGGCAGGTACATTGCCGGTGGTACTCGGGCCTGGCTGGTCTGGAGTGCTCTTGCATGAAGCTGTGGGCCATGGTCTTGAAGGTGACTTTAATCGTAAAGGCAGTTCAGCCTACTCTGGGCGAATCGGAGAACGTGTGGCATCGCCTTTATGCACGATTGTTGATGATGGCACTCTCAAGGGCAGAAGAGGTTCTCTGAATATGGATGATGAAGGGGTTCCATCGGAGTGTACTGTTTTGATTGAAGACGGTATTTTGAAAGGCTATATGCAGGACAAGTTTAATGCCCGGTTAATGGGGGGGCGTCCTACGGGGAATGGACGTCGAGAGTCTTATTCTCATTTACCGATGCCTCGGATGACTAATACCTATATGCTGGCTGGTAAGCATGATCCTGAGGAGATTATTGCCAGTGTGGATAAAGGGATTTATGTCGACAATATGGGCGGCGGCCAGGTTGATATTACGTCGGGCAAGTTTGTCTTTTCCACCAGTGAAGCCTGGCTGATTGAAAAAGGCAAAAAGACCGTGCCGGTTAAAGGTGCAACCCTGATTGGTAATGGCCCTGATGTTATGAATCAGGTGTCTATGGTTGGCAATGATTTGCAGCTTGATCCGGGCATAGGTATTTGTGGTAAAGGCGGTCAGTCCGTTCCTGTCGGGGTAGGCCAGCCTACTTTAAAGATCGATGAAATTACAGTGGGGGGTACGGCCTAG